From the genome of Gracilinanus agilis isolate LMUSP501 chromosome 2, AgileGrace, whole genome shotgun sequence, one region includes:
- the LOC123233653 gene encoding guanine nucleotide-binding protein G(o) subunit alpha-like, which yields MVSIGGLEQHCVLDKAHGLGLFCGMGKEPRSSVFFSLYKNRMHESLMLFDSICNNKFFIDTSIILFLNKKDLFAEKIKKSPLTICFPEYTGPNTYEDAAAYIQAQFESKNRSPNKEIYCHMTCATDTNNIQVVFDAVTDIIIANNLRGCGLY from the exons ATGGTCAGCATTGGAGGTTTGGAGCAGCACTGTGTGCTCGATAAGGCGCATGGATTGGGGCTTTTCTGTGGGATGGGGAAAGAGCCCAGATCCTCCGTGTTTTTTAGCCTCTACAAG AACCGCATGCACGAGTCCCTCATGCTCTTCGACTCCATCTGTAACAACAAGTTCTTCATCGATACCTCCATCATTCTCTTCCTCAACAAGAAAGATCTCTTTGCTGAGAAGATCAAGAAGTCACCTCTGACCATCTGCTTCCCTGAATACACAG GCCCCAACACCTATGAAGACGCAGCCGCCTATATCCAAGCACAATTTGAAAGCAAAAACCGCTCACCCAACAAAGAAATTTACTGTCACATGACTTGTGCCACAGACACGAATAACATCCAGGTGGTATTCGACGCCGTCACTGACATCATCATTGCCAACAATCTCCGGGGATGCGGCTTATACTGA